A region from the Pelobates fuscus isolate aPelFus1 chromosome 3, aPelFus1.pri, whole genome shotgun sequence genome encodes:
- the LOC134601554 gene encoding uncharacterized protein LOC134601554, with product MAFQVCKLPVLCLLFCYWSSTSTVTGFTTEQLKRVTDYVSQTYSITGEYAYVIKFDKTECNQLTDQNIADALEKDTVDDITKSLSSESQIYEGTRMVISLHKDLGNYVKEHAAYRLLYPTSGSKKSPLENLMKKSPGAGCAIFFSLNSPCQAYCTKPNRRYHIVQKLRQFNSIKKNINKAFVFKELYNEPNFQVCCPEKRLKAIDKKMPLYRCDDDCFLCFPNGVFNHKCMA from the exons GTGTGTAAGTTGCCCGTTCTCTGCCTCCTGTTCTGTTACTGGAGCTCGACATCAACAGTGACCGGATTTACTACTGAACAACTAAAAAGGGTAACGGATTATGTCAGCCAGACATACAG TATTACTGGAGAGTACGCCTATGTGATTAAGTTTGATAAAACTGAATGTAACCAACTGACTGATCAAAATATAGCGGATGCTTTGGAAAAAGATACAGTGGATGATATAACAAAGTCACTCAGCAGTGAAAGTCAGATATACGAAGGAACACGGATGGTAATATCATTACATAAAGACCTGGGTAACTATGTAAAGGAGCACGCCGCATATCGACTTCTATATCCAACTTCTGGGTCAAAAAAATCGCCATTGGAAAATCTAATGAAAAAATCACCCGGTGCTGGATGTGCAATATTCTTCAGTTTAAACTCACCGTGTCAAGCGTATTGTACCAAACCCAATCGGCGATATCATATTGTACAAAAACTACGCCAGTTTAATAGCATCAAAAAGAACATTAACAAAGCATTTGTTTTCAAGGAGCTTTACAATGAGCCAAACTTTCAAGTTTGCTGTCCTGAGAAACGCTTGAAAGCAATTGATAAGAAAATGCCCCTGTATCGCTGTGACGATGACTGCTTTCTATGCTTTCCAAATGGCGTCTTTAATCATAAATGTATGGCTTAA